One genomic segment of Methanobacterium spitsbergense includes these proteins:
- the hisI gene encoding phosphoribosyl-AMP cyclohydrolase yields the protein MDEKDLNLNFRHEVGGEKLVIAIAQDYESSEVIMVAYMNKEALMKTLETKIAHYWSTSRNKLWLKGESSGHTQEVQEVLTDCDEDAVLLKVRQNGGACHEGYYSCFFRKIQDGGNLEVVKEKVFDPENIYGDK from the coding sequence ATGGATGAAAAAGATCTAAATCTTAATTTCAGGCATGAAGTTGGGGGAGAAAAACTTGTTATAGCAATAGCACAAGATTATGAAAGTTCTGAAGTGATTATGGTTGCTTATATGAATAAGGAAGCCCTGATGAAAACTCTTGAAACAAAAATAGCCCATTATTGGAGTACATCAAGAAATAAACTTTGGCTCAAGGGGGAAAGTTCAGGACATACACAAGAAGTTCAAGAAGTATTAACTGACTGTGATGAAGATGCAGTTCTTTTGAAGGTCAGACAGAATGGAGGGGCTTGTCATGAAGGTTATTATTCTTGTTTCTTTAGAAAAATTCAAGATGGTGGAAATTTAGAAGTGGTTAAAGAAAAAGTTTTTGATCCTGAAAACATTTATGGAGATAAATGA
- the hisS gene encoding histidine--tRNA ligase, with protein MEIQRPRGTRDFLFKEMKERKSVETTMRRIFETYGYSEIKTPIFEELSLFTTKSGEGIKDQIYHFQDKGGRDLALRPELTAPVARMYIKELQKTPKPVKMYYFGSCFRYERPQKGRWRQFWQFGCELIGGKSPGSEAEVISMAAHCLEELGLKNFDIHIGNLGILRNILIDANILGKLQDQVMGIIDKGDIEELEKLLQDIDLDSDSKELLMKLIVMKGDSSIIKDVESLINCNEHACNALSELEKLLESLKAFGFSNYVVNLGIARGLDYYTGTVFEIYVHGLGAQKQISGGGTYNLIELFGGENVESTGFAFGFDRVMDALNKQEKSIEIERSVKVFVAPIKNDLKLKAFDIAQKLRKNGIPTDVDLVGKKLKKILSFADSMGINYVVLVGARDIEEGNVTVKDMTSGEQEIIDLEDIIDTLKSKLMI; from the coding sequence ATGGAAATACAAAGACCTAGGGGAACACGTGATTTTCTTTTTAAAGAAATGAAAGAAAGAAAAAGCGTTGAAACCACAATGAGACGAATATTTGAAACTTATGGTTACAGTGAAATAAAAACACCAATTTTTGAAGAACTATCACTATTCACAACCAAATCTGGTGAAGGCATAAAGGATCAAATTTATCATTTCCAAGATAAGGGAGGAAGAGACCTTGCACTTAGACCAGAACTCACAGCACCAGTTGCTCGAATGTATATAAAAGAGCTTCAAAAAACACCTAAACCCGTTAAAATGTACTATTTTGGAAGTTGTTTTAGGTATGAACGACCTCAAAAAGGTAGATGGAGACAATTTTGGCAGTTTGGTTGCGAACTAATAGGCGGAAAATCTCCCGGATCTGAAGCAGAAGTAATTAGTATGGCTGCCCACTGCCTTGAGGAACTTGGACTCAAAAACTTTGATATACACATAGGAAATCTTGGAATTTTAAGGAACATATTAATTGATGCAAATATTCTTGGGAAACTACAAGATCAAGTAATGGGAATAATTGACAAGGGTGATATAGAAGAACTTGAAAAACTACTTCAGGATATTGATTTGGATAGTGATTCTAAGGAATTGTTAATGAAACTCATTGTAATGAAAGGTGATAGTTCCATAATTAAGGATGTTGAATCCCTTATCAACTGCAATGAACATGCATGTAACGCTTTATCTGAGCTTGAAAAGCTTCTTGAATCTCTTAAAGCATTTGGTTTCTCAAATTATGTAGTAAATCTGGGAATTGCACGAGGATTGGATTATTATACAGGAACTGTGTTTGAAATTTATGTACACGGTCTTGGTGCACAAAAACAGATAAGTGGTGGAGGAACCTATAATTTAATAGAGTTATTTGGTGGTGAAAATGTTGAATCTACTGGATTCGCATTCGGTTTTGATAGAGTTATGGATGCCCTTAATAAACAAGAAAAATCAATTGAAATTGAAAGATCAGTAAAAGTCTTTGTTGCCCCAATAAAAAATGATTTGAAACTTAAAGCATTTGATATAGCCCAGAAACTAAGGAAAAATGGCATACCAACCGATGTTGATCTAGTTGGAAAGAAACTTAAAAAAATATTGTCATTTGCAGATTCTATGGGAATAAATTACGTGGTATTAGTTGGTGCAAGGGATATAGAAGAGGGTAATGTTACTGTTAAAGATATGACAAGTGGAGAACAGGAAATAATTGATCTTGAAGATATAATAGACACCTTGAAATCTAAATTAATGATTTAA
- a CDS encoding RNA ligase partner protein, producing MLAKQRFVLDTTAFTDTQLRDEFGDGDLSKTVDVLLDLIAKSRIKLNISCHMPPITYKEFTDYMARYDCPNTTMIKAETWIVKKTPNRYDTKIPSEIFYEYVQDMRERMNKGMRISESGIWEAAVESMVMMSRGEKKVDIEAKVLSKAITDFRKRYRAALRKGTLDSAPDLDVLLLAKELKAGVVAADEGIKVWAERLGLRFLSAKSFPKMMEEYLQHYD from the coding sequence ATGCTAGCAAAACAGAGATTTGTTCTTGATACAACTGCTTTTACAGATACACAGCTTCGTGATGAATTTGGTGATGGAGATCTATCTAAAACTGTTGATGTTTTATTAGATCTCATTGCAAAATCAAGGATCAAACTCAATATAAGCTGTCACATGCCACCAATAACATACAAAGAATTTACAGATTATATGGCACGTTATGACTGTCCAAATACAACCATGATCAAAGCAGAAACATGGATCGTTAAAAAAACACCAAACCGTTATGATACCAAAATCCCTTCTGAAATTTTCTACGAATATGTACAGGATATGAGGGAAAGGATGAATAAAGGGATGAGGATATCTGAAAGTGGAATTTGGGAGGCTGCTGTTGAATCAATGGTTATGATGTCCCGTGGAGAGAAAAAAGTAGATATAGAAGCCAAAGTTTTAAGTAAAGCCATAACTGACTTTAGAAAACGTTACAGGGCTGCGCTAAGAAAGGGAACTTTGGATAGTGCCCCTGATCTAGATGTACTTCTCCTTGCAAAGGAATTAAAGGCAGGAGTAGTGGCTGCAGATGAAGGTATCAAGGTTTGGGCAGAAAGACTTGGACTGAGATTTTTAAGTGCTAAATCATTTCCTAAAATGATGGAGGAATACCTTCAACATTATGATTAG
- a CDS encoding SGNH/GDSL hydrolase family protein — protein MTEKTILCYGDSITWGYNPAKPDRMKTNERWTGLVKKGLFEGYTIIEEGLNGRTTVLDDPLYQESKNGLKYLKPCLHTHKPIDLCILLLGTNDLKKRFSLSALEISHGITVLVEIIKKSGSGPDGTAPKILLMAPPYLTQIENISEEFKDSYDVSCKLPEYYAKIAEDNNCEFLDTSKIIVASELDGVHPDVGEHLKLGKAVQEKIKDIME, from the coding sequence ATGACAGAGAAAACCATTCTTTGCTATGGTGACTCCATAACCTGGGGTTATAACCCTGCAAAACCGGATAGAATGAAAACAAATGAAAGATGGACAGGATTAGTCAAAAAAGGTTTATTTGAGGGTTATACCATCATTGAAGAGGGATTAAATGGTAGAACGACAGTTTTGGATGATCCACTTTATCAGGAGTCTAAAAATGGGTTAAAATATCTAAAACCTTGTCTTCACACCCATAAACCAATTGATCTTTGCATTCTACTTCTAGGCACCAATGATCTTAAAAAAAGGTTTTCATTATCTGCATTGGAAATTTCACATGGAATAACAGTATTAGTTGAGATTATAAAGAAAAGTGGATCAGGGCCAGATGGTACAGCACCTAAAATTCTTTTAATGGCTCCTCCATACTTAACTCAGATAGAAAATATTTCAGAAGAATTTAAAGATTCATATGATGTATCATGCAAATTACCAGAGTATTACGCCAAAATTGCTGAAGATAATAACTGCGAATTCCTTGATACTTCCAAAATAATTGTTGCAAGTGAACTAGATGGTGTACATCCTGATGTTGGGGAGCATCTTAAACTTGGGAAAGCAGTACAAGAAAAAATTAAGGATATCATGGAGTAA
- a CDS encoding shikimate dehydrogenase yields MINGKTNVFGIIGDPVEHTLSPGMHNAAFKELDMNNIYVPFHVNAEELEDAIAGAYALGIKGLNITIPHKTEVIKYLDYLDIAAGLIGAVNTIEFGKNGAVGHNTDGIGAVRAINEITSVKNKKVMILGAGGAARAVAFQILLSGAKNLVISNRTIERASELRDDLVEKLEPNVLVTDLGNELERELKDTDILVNTTPIGMYPNISQKPIVTADMMHEDLVVNDIVYNPLKTGLLNEAEKAGAKPISGVKMLMYQGVESFKIWTGIEPPVEVFKKALMDQMNLEII; encoded by the coding sequence ATGATAAATGGCAAAACGAATGTTTTTGGTATTATTGGAGACCCGGTGGAACATACATTATCGCCAGGGATGCACAATGCAGCTTTTAAGGAGTTGGATATGAATAATATTTACGTGCCTTTCCATGTGAATGCAGAAGAACTTGAAGATGCAATAGCAGGAGCATATGCATTGGGGATTAAAGGTTTAAACATAACAATACCTCATAAAACTGAGGTAATTAAATATTTAGATTATCTGGATATTGCCGCAGGATTAATAGGCGCTGTAAATACTATAGAATTTGGAAAAAACGGTGCTGTAGGCCATAATACAGATGGAATTGGGGCTGTAAGGGCAATTAATGAGATAACTTCAGTTAAAAATAAGAAAGTCATGATATTAGGTGCAGGTGGTGCAGCACGGGCAGTCGCATTTCAGATTCTTCTTAGTGGGGCGAAAAATCTTGTAATTTCTAACAGAACCATTGAAAGGGCATCAGAACTCAGAGATGATCTTGTTGAAAAGCTTGAACCAAATGTACTAGTGACAGATCTTGGAAATGAACTTGAAAGAGAACTCAAAGATACAGATATTCTTGTAAATACCACTCCAATTGGAATGTATCCGAATATAAGTCAAAAACCAATTGTAACAGCAGATATGATGCATGAAGATCTAGTTGTTAATGATATAGTTTACAATCCATTAAAAACTGGTTTATTGAATGAAGCTGAAAAGGCAGGAGCAAAACCTATCTCTGGAGTTAAAATGTTAATGTACCAAGGAGTCGAATCATTTAAGATCTGGACCGGAATTGAACCGCCTGTAGAAGTCTTTAAAAAAGCCCTTATGGATCAGATGAACTTGGAAATAATATAA
- a CDS encoding TatD family hydrolase gives MDNIPVTDNHIHIDPINGEGPIEIANKFHRAGGSFMIVPNKPTWTVNENCSFRESMELVIKYVEEIKKCTPVKAFAVVGAHPAELSRRLKSGMDIEKAELLMRNALETAQMLVLEQKAVAIGEIGRPHYDVSEEELEVHNRLISYAMELAKDAECPVQLHTETAGPKQFLEFAEMADDVGIPRNRIIKHFSGACVLKEENHGLTPSLIATKTVIKEGLKKGNNFFMETDYLDDKTRPGAVLGPKTVPRRTKDYLKQGILSEEDAYKIHVDNIEKIYRIDLGV, from the coding sequence ATGGACAATATTCCTGTGACAGACAACCATATACATATAGACCCTATAAACGGTGAAGGGCCAATTGAAATTGCAAATAAGTTCCATAGAGCTGGTGGTAGTTTTATGATAGTTCCTAATAAACCTACATGGACAGTTAATGAGAACTGCAGTTTTCGGGAATCAATGGAATTAGTCATAAAATATGTTGAAGAAATCAAAAAATGCACACCTGTAAAAGCCTTTGCAGTTGTTGGTGCCCATCCTGCTGAATTATCACGCAGATTAAAATCAGGTATGGATATTGAGAAAGCAGAATTATTAATGAGAAATGCTCTCGAAACTGCACAGATGCTAGTTTTAGAACAAAAAGCAGTGGCAATAGGTGAAATTGGAAGACCACACTATGATGTATCCGAAGAAGAACTCGAAGTTCATAACAGACTGATTTCATATGCAATGGAACTTGCAAAGGATGCAGAATGCCCAGTTCAATTACACACTGAGACAGCAGGACCTAAACAATTTCTTGAATTTGCTGAAATGGCAGATGATGTTGGAATCCCAAGAAATCGAATTATAAAACATTTCTCAGGAGCATGCGTTCTAAAAGAAGAAAATCATGGGCTCACACCGTCATTGATTGCAACAAAAACTGTTATAAAGGAAGGACTTAAAAAGGGAAATAATTTTTTCATGGAAACAGATTATCTAGATGACAAAACTAGACCCGGTGCAGTTTTAGGCCCGAAAACAGTTCCAAGACGCACAAAAGATTATCTAAAACAGGGAATATTAAGCGAAGAGGATGCCTATAAAATCCATGTTGATAATATAGAGAAGATTTACAGGATTGATCTTGGAGTATAA
- a CDS encoding TIGR00267 family protein, producing the protein MKITELIQEYLKMSRYVALGTLDGILAVMGVTLAASGVASAGGLPIPNYVIGLTGLSGGIALALSNAFGSFIGERAEEARNLRELEQKMVIEEGTLDDTLIHRQAKKRVYMSMFTHGFSSFIGSFVPVLPFIILTNRTTATLTTITFCFFALVLLGIYLGKVSRKSLLKTSIEIVLIGVLIGVVSFIIGGGH; encoded by the coding sequence ATGAAAATTACTGAATTAATACAGGAATATCTTAAAATGAGCCGTTATGTTGCACTGGGTACTCTAGACGGTATACTGGCAGTTATGGGTGTTACCCTTGCAGCAAGTGGAGTTGCAAGTGCTGGAGGATTACCAATACCTAACTATGTAATAGGTCTTACTGGGTTAAGTGGAGGTATTGCACTCGCACTTTCAAATGCATTTGGATCTTTTATTGGTGAAAGGGCGGAAGAAGCTCGTAATCTTAGGGAACTCGAACAGAAAATGGTTATTGAAGAGGGGACTCTGGATGATACATTAATACATAGACAAGCAAAAAAAAGAGTATATATGAGCATGTTCACTCATGGTTTTTCTAGTTTTATAGGTTCATTTGTACCTGTTTTACCATTTATCATATTAACAAATCGAACAACAGCTACTTTGACTACAATCACTTTTTGTTTCTTTGCTCTTGTACTATTAGGTATTTATCTTGGGAAAGTATCAAGGAAAAGTCTGCTTAAGACTAGTATCGAAATCGTTCTTATTGGTGTCCTTATAGGTGTTGTAAGCTTTATTATTGGTGGAGGACATTGA
- the hmgA gene encoding hydroxymethylglutaryl-CoA reductase (NADPH): MVEEKEIIEKLLNGELKIRQIDDLVGDTEKSVDIRRKFIENVSNTKLEHLSNYSLSMEEAIKRNIENPIGTIQIPLGIAGPLEVHGEYADGDYYVPLATTEGALVASINRGFSVIKAAGGTSARIIEDKMTRAPVIKTESVSEAIKIKEWIKLHFNDLKEAAESTTRHGKLIKIDPIIIVGKYVYPRFVYTTGDSMGMNMVTIATDTALKILVEKTSAHVIALSGNVCVDKKAAAINLIEGRGKSIVAEISIPREIVEKKLKTTPEAIVEVNVSKNFIGSAIAGSMSFNAQYANMIGAIFLATGQDEAHIVEGSLGITFAEVVNGDLYFAVTLPDVPLATFGGGTKIETARECLEIMGVYGAGKVGKFAEIVAGTVLAGELSLIGALAAGHLARAHKDLGRG, encoded by the coding sequence ATGGTAGAAGAAAAAGAAATCATAGAAAAGCTATTGAATGGAGAATTGAAGATCCGTCAGATAGATGACCTAGTAGGGGATACAGAGAAATCTGTGGACATACGAAGAAAGTTTATCGAAAACGTTTCAAACACAAAACTTGAACATTTATCCAACTACTCACTTTCAATGGAAGAGGCAATAAAGAGGAATATTGAGAATCCAATAGGAACTATTCAAATACCATTAGGAATTGCAGGACCCCTCGAAGTTCATGGGGAATATGCCGATGGAGATTATTATGTTCCTTTAGCAACAACTGAGGGTGCCCTTGTTGCATCTATTAACAGAGGATTTTCAGTTATTAAAGCTGCAGGAGGAACTTCAGCTAGAATAATAGAAGATAAAATGACAAGAGCCCCTGTTATTAAAACAGAATCTGTTTCTGAAGCTATTAAAATTAAAGAGTGGATAAAACTACATTTCAATGATCTTAAAGAAGCTGCCGAATCAACAACCCGACATGGGAAACTTATTAAAATTGATCCAATAATTATTGTTGGAAAATATGTTTATCCCCGATTTGTTTATACAACTGGAGATAGTATGGGTATGAATATGGTTACAATAGCAACTGATACAGCTCTTAAAATTCTTGTTGAAAAAACTTCGGCCCATGTAATTGCTCTAAGCGGTAATGTATGTGTAGATAAAAAAGCTGCAGCAATTAATCTAATTGAAGGTAGAGGTAAAAGTATAGTTGCAGAAATTTCTATTCCAAGGGAAATTGTAGAGAAAAAACTCAAAACAACGCCCGAAGCAATAGTTGAAGTAAATGTATCAAAAAATTTTATAGGATCTGCAATTGCTGGCAGTATGAGCTTTAATGCACAATACGCCAATATGATAGGGGCTATTTTCCTTGCAACTGGTCAGGATGAAGCCCATATAGTTGAGGGTAGCCTTGGAATAACATTTGCAGAAGTAGTTAATGGAGATCTTTACTTTGCTGTAACACTGCCTGATGTGCCATTAGCTACATTTGGTGGTGGAACAAAAATAGAAACTGCCAGGGAGTGCCTTGAGATTATGGGAGTGTACGGCGCTGGTAAAGTTGGGAAGTTTGCGGAAATTGTTGCGGGAACTGTTCTTGCAGGTGAACTTTCACTCATTGGGGCGCTTGCTGCGGGACATCTTGCAAGGGCTCATAAAGATCTTGGAAGGGGATGA
- the sucD gene encoding succinate--CoA ligase subunit alpha: MIILDENTRCIVQGITGKQGSFHTEQMLNYRTNVVAGTSPGKGGQKFGELPIYNSIEEAKEDLDINASIIFVPASFAKDAAFEAISQLDLAVIITEHIPVHDSMEIVEYAKREKTTIVGPNTPGIISPGVGKLGIMPTHIFNEGNIGIVSRSGTLTYEVANQVTNSGMGESTCIGIGGDPVVGLDFANVLQRFEDDDDTAAMVMIGEIGGNAEEKAAEYINKNISKPVVAYIAGVTAPPGKRMGHAGAIIEGESGTAASKINALEDAGVYVAERPSEIADRIWELL; the protein is encoded by the coding sequence ATGATAATTCTTGATGAAAACACCAGATGTATTGTACAAGGAATTACTGGTAAACAGGGGTCTTTTCATACTGAACAGATGCTGAATTACAGAACTAATGTAGTTGCAGGTACAAGTCCAGGTAAGGGCGGTCAAAAATTTGGAGAACTTCCTATCTACAATTCTATTGAGGAAGCCAAAGAAGATTTGGATATTAATGCATCTATAATATTTGTTCCAGCATCATTTGCTAAGGATGCTGCATTTGAAGCTATATCCCAATTGGATCTTGCAGTTATTATTACTGAACATATACCAGTTCATGACTCAATGGAGATAGTTGAGTATGCTAAGAGGGAAAAAACAACAATTGTTGGCCCTAATACACCAGGCATAATAAGTCCGGGAGTCGGTAAACTAGGAATTATGCCCACACATATCTTCAACGAAGGAAACATAGGAATTGTTTCAAGGAGTGGAACTCTGACATATGAAGTTGCTAACCAAGTAACCAATTCCGGAATGGGAGAAAGCACATGTATAGGTATTGGTGGAGACCCAGTTGTAGGTCTTGACTTTGCAAATGTTTTACAGAGGTTTGAAGATGATGATGATACTGCTGCAATGGTAATGATAGGTGAAATAGGGGGCAATGCTGAAGAAAAAGCTGCAGAGTACATAAATAAAAACATAAGCAAACCCGTTGTAGCGTATATAGCAGGTGTGACTGCCCCACCAGGTAAACGAATGGGGCATGCCGGTGCAATAATTGAGGGAGAAAGTGGTACTGCTGCAAGTAAAATTAATGCATTAGAAGATGCAGGTGTTTATGTAGCAGAAAGGCCATCTGAAATTGCTGATAGAATCTGGGAGCTTTTGTAA
- the aroD gene encoding type I 3-dehydroquinate dehydratase: MNNRAMICVPIFEKNYESVLQSAKNSIEAGADLLELRIDVMNNPNPDDVSSIIKEINFPLIATNRKMEEGGFFKGSESERIDILLGAAKHANIVDIELETEDEYLKKIINGSKSTIISYHDFNKTPSIDFLLEIVRREKKLGVIAKFSVMPQNISDTLVVLNVLSQVQDTIGIAMGDIGMYTRIIAPLFGSPITFASLNNKSAPGQLDIVTTKNFLYKLGNWR, from the coding sequence TTGAATAACAGAGCCATGATATGTGTTCCAATTTTTGAAAAAAATTATGAGTCTGTTTTACAATCTGCTAAAAATTCAATTGAAGCAGGTGCAGACTTGCTGGAACTTCGTATAGATGTAATGAATAATCCCAATCCTGATGATGTTTCAAGCATAATCAAGGAAATTAACTTTCCATTAATTGCAACCAATAGAAAAATGGAAGAGGGAGGCTTTTTCAAGGGTTCAGAGTCTGAAAGAATTGATATTCTACTGGGGGCAGCTAAACACGCTAATATTGTCGATATAGAGCTTGAAACTGAAGATGAATACTTAAAAAAGATTATTAATGGCTCTAAATCTACCATTATTTCATATCATGATTTTAATAAAACACCTTCAATTGATTTTCTTTTAGAAATAGTTAGAAGGGAAAAAAAGCTGGGAGTTATTGCTAAGTTTTCTGTGATGCCCCAAAATATTTCTGATACACTTGTTGTTTTGAATGTGTTATCCCAGGTTCAAGATACTATTGGTATTGCAATGGGTGATATTGGAATGTATACAAGGATTATTGCCCCTCTTTTTGGTTCTCCAATCACATTTGCATCATTAAATAATAAATCCGCTCCAGGTCAACTAGACATAGTTACCACTAAAAATTTTTTATATAAACTTGGAAATTGGCGGTGA
- a CDS encoding S24 family peptidase produces the protein MRSNNWLILGVVLVLILALSIYSIVESNNLSITINTDGTSTNVNYQTFLVWTVPSEMEKEIKNKASGDVQSPNSTVDNIKSDIKSIASKYGYNANVNIFSQYGINQLPMAAKVKGTSMVPTLKDGQSILVLKTNNLTVGDIVVAIHPTYGLIVKRLSIIEVNQVYLTSDNKNIEIINTQTTLPNGSVETVTVEKTPLNTWLPTANVIGVVKVY, from the coding sequence ATGAGATCAAACAATTGGCTAATTTTAGGAGTTGTACTAGTGTTAATTCTAGCTTTATCAATCTATTCTATTGTGGAATCAAATAACCTGTCGATAACAATAAACACAGATGGTACCAGTACAAATGTAAACTACCAAACATTTTTAGTATGGACTGTGCCTTCTGAAATGGAGAAAGAAATAAAAAATAAAGCTTCTGGAGATGTACAATCACCTAATAGCACTGTTGATAATATAAAATCAGATATCAAATCAATTGCATCTAAATATGGTTATAATGCTAATGTTAACATTTTTTCCCAGTACGGTATCAATCAACTACCCATGGCAGCAAAAGTTAAGGGCACATCAATGGTTCCAACATTAAAAGATGGACAGAGTATTTTAGTACTTAAAACTAATAATCTAACTGTTGGGGATATTGTAGTTGCAATACATCCAACATATGGGTTGATAGTTAAGAGACTTTCTATTATTGAAGTGAATCAAGTTTATTTAACTAGTGACAACAAAAATATCGAGATAATCAACACTCAAACAACACTACCAAATGGATCTGTTGAAACTGTAACAGTTGAAAAAACTCCACTGAATACTTGGCTTCCAACAGCAAATGTAATTGGAGTTGTGAAAGTATATTAG
- a CDS encoding YwbE family protein, translated as MNGQNRKNIKIGSEVYIVLKKDQRTGKRTKGIVKDLLTKKSFHPHGIKVRLQNGQVGRVQEVIKEVSDNSK; from the coding sequence ATGAATGGACAAAATCGAAAGAATATTAAAATTGGATCCGAAGTTTATATTGTATTGAAAAAGGATCAAAGAACCGGGAAAAGAACAAAAGGTATTGTTAAAGATTTATTGACCAAAAAATCTTTCCATCCTCATGGCATTAAAGTAAGACTACAAAATGGGCAAGTTGGAAGGGTTCAAGAAGTTATTAAAGAAGTATCGGATAACAGTAAATAA
- a CDS encoding zinc metalloprotease HtpX: MVRANTFLLKLRLFIATTLLMLILLAIIIIITSYLGFGSPLVFASFAIVLVFVQYMIGPKMVETMMHVHYVSEQEAPNLHAMIEDLAMKAGVPKPKIGIAEINMPNAFAFGRSKKDGRICVTRGILKLLDKEELEAVLGHEMSHIKHSDMAVMTLISVVPLICYYIFISTLFSGGRDNNGYGVIIGVAALGAYLVGQLLVLFVSRAREYYADEGSVELGGKPHKLASALYKLVYGSATTNKDELKEVEGLKAFFVNDISDAGNEINDLQQLDVNMDGVISEEELARLRYSDTKIGTTKSVMELLSTHPNMVKRVKRLSELVQ, translated from the coding sequence ATGGTAAGGGCAAATACATTTTTACTCAAATTAAGATTATTTATAGCCACAACTCTATTAATGTTGATTCTTTTGGCTATAATCATAATCATCACTTCATACTTAGGATTTGGAAGTCCGTTGGTCTTCGCTTCATTCGCCATTGTATTGGTCTTTGTTCAATACATGATAGGTCCTAAGATGGTTGAAACCATGATGCATGTACATTATGTTTCTGAACAGGAAGCACCAAATTTACATGCAATGATTGAAGATCTGGCAATGAAAGCTGGGGTGCCAAAGCCAAAAATAGGAATTGCTGAAATAAACATGCCTAATGCCTTTGCTTTTGGAAGAAGTAAAAAAGACGGTAGAATTTGTGTTACCCGAGGTATATTGAAACTTCTGGATAAGGAAGAACTTGAAGCTGTTCTTGGACATGAAATGTCACATATCAAACATAGTGACATGGCTGTAATGACACTAATTAGTGTTGTTCCATTGATATGTTACTACATATTCATTAGTACACTGTTCTCAGGTGGTAGAGACAACAATGGATACGGTGTTATCATAGGCGTAGCTGCATTAGGTGCGTATTTGGTTGGACAACTTTTAGTTCTATTTGTTTCACGTGCTAGAGAATATTATGCCGATGAGGGAAGTGTGGAATTAGGAGGAAAACCTCATAAACTCGCAAGTGCACTATACAAACTTGTTTATGGATCTGCTACAACAAATAAAGATGAACTGAAGGAAGTTGAAGGTTTAAAAGCATTTTTTGTAAATGATATATCAGATGCAGGTAATGAAATAAACGACCTACAACAGCTTGATGTAAACATGGATGGAGTTATTAGTGAAGAAGAACTTGCAAGACTCAGATACTCAGACACCAAAATTGGTACAACTAAGAGTGTTATGGAACTTTTATCAACCCATCCAAATATGGTTAAAAGAGTTAAAAGACTGTCTGAACTCGTTCAATAA
- a CDS encoding DedA family protein, producing the protein MIGILENLSNFAIYLIQSLGYWGVFIGMTLESACIPLPSEIIMTFSGYVVWQGNTNMTLLGITLVGAVANLFGSLIAYYVGLIGGRPILEKYGKYILITHSNLERADKWFEKYGYEAVFISRVLPGIRTFISLPAGIAHMDIKKFIIYTFIGSLPWTFALGYIGVLLGPHWDLIESYFHILDIVVIIGIIGFIAYIIYKYKYKPNKNV; encoded by the coding sequence ATGATCGGAATTCTTGAGAACTTAAGCAATTTTGCCATCTATCTCATTCAAAGTCTTGGTTACTGGGGAGTTTTCATAGGTATGACGCTTGAAAGTGCATGTATACCTCTTCCAAGTGAGATTATAATGACCTTTAGTGGATATGTTGTATGGCAGGGTAACACAAACATGACCTTGCTGGGAATAACTCTTGTAGGGGCAGTTGCTAACCTTTTTGGATCATTAATAGCTTATTATGTAGGTTTAATTGGTGGAAGACCTATACTTGAAAAATATGGTAAATATATTCTTATTACACACAGTAATCTAGAACGTGCAGACAAATGGTTTGAAAAGTACGGATACGAAGCCGTATTCATAAGCAGGGTTCTTCCCGGAATCAGAACGTTTATCTCGCTTCCAGCCGGAATTGCACATATGGATATTAAAAAATTCATTATTTACACATTCATTGGATCTCTTCCATGGACATTTGCATTGGGCTATATTGGAGTTCTCTTAGGCCCACACTGGGATTTGATAGAAAGTTACTTTCATATATTGGATATAGTGGTTATTATTGGAATTATAGGGTTCATAGCCTATATTATTTATAAATACAAATATAAACCAAATAAAAATGTATAA